Proteins encoded together in one Terriglobus saanensis SP1PR4 window:
- a CDS encoding discoidin domain-containing protein, with product MKLACAVSTFTLLSVFTLGLSSATAQAALEGEDASSSAGYSTLQHIIGNDSSQVIVQKASRLLPRQNQTDWMRLERTFFIHFGPNTFRGVEWGNGHEDPSVFNPVQLDADQWVRTVRDGGGKMVILVCKHHDGLNLWPTRYSNHSVAFSPWEGGNGNLVRDVAAAARKYNIKLGVYLSPADLYQLKTNPSNPKGYYGNQSPKLRSIIPTDPTFFKTDPSKGRTQPAGFGRFTYQVDDYNRYFLNELYELLTEYGRIDEVWFDGANPDPSVQETYDYNAWYDMIRHLQPHAIIFGKGPDARWVGNESGVGRATEWSVIPLPTPPDQFRWPDMRDEDLGSRSKLVPGSYLWWYPAETNVPILHGWFWAEGKSSRTAAELVDIYYQSVGRNSNWLLNLSPDNRGLIPELQVANVRLMNQVVSETFARNLADGGTLTADSSQRMHSPSAVLDGNPDTWWEATPGRSTAILTIKLPHPAKFDVISLQEAVDHRGQRIESFAVDVKDGSQWKQVEQQTTIGHKRLLRLDSPVSTDEVRIRINSSRMEPTLAEIGLFKQAELVQAPVIGDRDTHGDVTITSTKDLPVVYTLDGTVPTVRSAIYRTPIHLVNGGEVLAACIAPDGRLGMLALKDMPGVAPIGWKIVSVSNELPEHPAINAFDGNPKTLWETGANALPAPQITVDMGDIHRVAGFTYLPRRDGNPSGIVEKYRFETSADGQTWSLAVASGRFENISNNPELQKVFFPPSDARFFRFTALQDTQNAGRAGAAEISVISPSETTPHNK from the coding sequence ATCGTCCAGAAGGCATCAAGGCTTCTGCCCCGCCAGAACCAAACGGACTGGATGCGTCTGGAGCGCACATTCTTCATCCACTTCGGACCAAACACCTTTCGAGGCGTTGAGTGGGGCAACGGCCACGAGGATCCTTCCGTCTTCAACCCTGTACAACTTGATGCGGATCAATGGGTACGCACCGTGCGGGATGGCGGCGGCAAGATGGTGATTCTCGTATGCAAGCACCACGATGGATTGAACCTGTGGCCGACCCGCTATTCGAATCACTCCGTAGCGTTCAGTCCCTGGGAAGGCGGAAACGGAAATCTTGTTCGCGATGTAGCCGCGGCGGCGCGGAAATACAACATCAAGCTTGGCGTATATCTTTCACCCGCTGACCTCTATCAGCTGAAAACCAATCCCTCCAATCCAAAAGGCTACTATGGCAACCAAAGCCCAAAGCTGCGCTCGATTATTCCGACAGATCCCACCTTCTTCAAGACGGATCCATCCAAGGGTCGGACGCAGCCTGCGGGCTTTGGCAGATTTACGTACCAGGTCGACGATTACAACCGGTACTTCCTCAACGAACTCTACGAACTCTTGACGGAATACGGTCGGATCGATGAGGTCTGGTTCGATGGTGCGAACCCTGATCCGAGCGTGCAGGAGACATACGACTATAACGCCTGGTACGACATGATCCGGCATCTTCAGCCGCATGCGATCATCTTCGGCAAGGGGCCCGATGCTCGCTGGGTCGGCAATGAGAGCGGTGTCGGTCGAGCGACAGAGTGGAGCGTGATCCCTCTTCCCACCCCGCCGGATCAGTTCCGGTGGCCGGATATGAGGGATGAGGATCTGGGCAGCCGTTCCAAACTCGTCCCCGGATCGTACCTCTGGTGGTATCCGGCAGAGACCAATGTTCCGATTCTCCACGGTTGGTTTTGGGCTGAAGGTAAGAGTTCGCGAACCGCCGCCGAACTCGTAGATATCTATTACCAATCCGTCGGCCGCAACAGCAACTGGCTGCTGAACCTGTCACCGGATAATCGCGGCTTGATCCCGGAACTACAGGTTGCCAACGTCCGTCTGATGAATCAGGTCGTTAGCGAAACCTTTGCGAGAAACCTCGCGGACGGCGGCACCCTCACGGCTGATTCAAGTCAAAGAATGCACAGTCCCTCCGCTGTTCTCGACGGCAATCCGGATACGTGGTGGGAGGCCACGCCTGGTCGCAGCACAGCCATCCTGACGATAAAGCTTCCACACCCGGCCAAGTTCGACGTCATCTCCCTGCAAGAGGCCGTCGACCATCGCGGCCAGAGAATCGAATCCTTCGCCGTGGACGTGAAGGATGGATCGCAATGGAAGCAGGTGGAACAACAGACGACGATCGGTCACAAGAGGCTCTTGCGGCTGGACTCGCCGGTGAGCACCGATGAAGTGCGTATTCGTATCAACAGTTCCCGAATGGAACCCACCCTTGCCGAAATAGGTCTCTTCAAACAGGCTGAGCTAGTCCAGGCGCCCGTGATCGGGGATAGGGATACTCATGGAGACGTCACTATCACCAGCACGAAGGACCTGCCGGTTGTTTACACCCTGGACGGCACCGTGCCCACAGTTCGGTCGGCTATCTATCGGACGCCTATCCATCTGGTAAATGGCGGTGAAGTCCTGGCGGCATGCATTGCTCCAGATGGGCGACTCGGTATGCTGGCTCTGAAAGATATGCCAGGTGTCGCTCCGATCGGCTGGAAAATTGTCAGCGTTTCGAACGAGTTGCCGGAGCATCCTGCGATCAATGCGTTCGACGGAAATCCGAAAACGCTCTGGGAGACCGGTGCGAATGCACTGCCAGCTCCGCAAATCACGGTCGATATGGGAGATATTCATCGGGTCGCTGGCTTCACATATCTGCCGCGTCGGGACGGTAATCCCTCGGGCATCGTAGAAAAGTACCGTTTCGAAACCAGCGCCGATGGCCAGACCTGGAGTCTAGCTGTCGCTTCGGGCCGTTTCGAAAACATCTCTAACAATCCCGAACTGCAAAAGGTTTTCTTCCCTCCATCAGACGCCCGCTTTTTCCGGTTTACGGCATTGCAAGACACACAGAATGCTGGCAGAGCAGGTGCAGCCGAGATCTCCGTCATCTCGCCCTCTGAGACGACGCCTCACAACAAATGA
- a CDS encoding alpha-L-fucosidase, with amino-acid sequence MISGNLSRRALLKEGSLAAAAVPFGPYLRAQASVSSTNGITKGKYLPTWESLQQWRMPEWFRDAKFGIWAHWSAQCVPEQGDWYGRNMYLQGNPQYEFHCKTYGHPSKVGFKDIDHMWKADRWQPHQLMDLYVKAGAKYFYALGCHHDNLDCFDSTYNHWNTTRVGPMKDIVGTWEKIVRQHGLRFGISNHSSHAWHWLQPAYGYDPEGPMAGLRYDAYTLTKADGKGQWWDGLDPQELYTGRNIVMPDGIKTIANANAWHESGDRKWHEEPPSMNPAFTRRWFLRCKEMVDKYKPDMLYFDDTELPLGQAGLDVVAHFYNANMRWHNGREEAVVAAKEYTPKHMGATMLDIERGRAQGILEAPWQTDTCIGDWHYRRSLFDEHSYKQPSTVAQMLVDIVSKNGNLMLNIPVRGDGTIDEEEHKFLRDFGRWMAVNGEAIYGTRPFAVYGEGPPDITGAHNFNEQHTRPYTAEDIRFTRKGDQLYVFALGWPHDGVLRVKTLAKENSVYPQLIRGVEMLGNAGRLNFQQTAHGLEIKLPPRSPEILDAYSFRILA; translated from the coding sequence ATGATTTCAGGCAATTTGTCCCGACGTGCACTCTTGAAGGAAGGTTCATTGGCTGCTGCGGCTGTTCCTTTCGGCCCCTACCTTCGAGCGCAGGCAAGCGTCTCGTCTACAAACGGGATCACGAAGGGAAAGTATCTGCCGACCTGGGAGTCTCTGCAGCAGTGGCGCATGCCGGAGTGGTTTCGTGACGCGAAGTTCGGTATCTGGGCGCATTGGTCGGCACAGTGCGTCCCGGAGCAGGGCGATTGGTACGGGCGCAACATGTACCTCCAGGGCAATCCGCAGTATGAGTTCCATTGCAAGACCTATGGGCATCCCTCCAAGGTGGGCTTCAAAGATATCGACCACATGTGGAAGGCGGATCGCTGGCAGCCCCACCAGTTAATGGACTTATACGTCAAGGCGGGAGCGAAGTACTTCTACGCACTGGGTTGTCATCATGACAACCTGGACTGCTTCGACTCCACCTATAACCACTGGAACACTACCAGAGTTGGCCCCATGAAGGACATCGTCGGCACATGGGAAAAGATCGTGCGCCAGCATGGACTTCGCTTCGGCATTTCAAATCACTCCTCGCACGCATGGCACTGGCTACAGCCAGCTTACGGCTACGATCCGGAGGGTCCGATGGCGGGGCTGCGCTATGACGCATACACATTGACGAAGGCGGACGGGAAAGGCCAGTGGTGGGATGGGCTCGATCCGCAGGAGCTTTACACGGGCCGCAACATTGTGATGCCGGACGGCATAAAGACCATCGCCAACGCCAATGCCTGGCATGAGAGCGGTGATCGCAAATGGCATGAAGAGCCACCGTCAATGAATCCGGCGTTCACCCGCAGGTGGTTTCTGCGCTGCAAGGAGATGGTCGACAAGTATAAGCCGGACATGCTCTATTTCGACGATACGGAGCTTCCACTTGGCCAGGCTGGGTTGGACGTTGTCGCCCACTTTTACAACGCAAACATGCGTTGGCACAATGGCCGCGAGGAGGCAGTGGTCGCGGCCAAGGAGTACACCCCCAAGCACATGGGTGCGACCATGCTGGACATCGAACGTGGCCGCGCACAAGGCATCCTCGAAGCTCCCTGGCAGACAGACACCTGCATTGGGGACTGGCATTATCGACGTTCGCTCTTCGACGAGCACTCGTACAAGCAGCCCAGCACTGTCGCGCAGATGCTCGTCGACATCGTAAGCAAGAACGGCAACCTGATGCTCAACATCCCTGTTCGTGGCGATGGAACGATCGATGAAGAGGAGCATAAGTTTCTGCGCGACTTCGGACGTTGGATGGCGGTGAATGGGGAGGCCATCTACGGCACGCGACCGTTCGCTGTCTACGGCGAGGGTCCGCCGGACATAACCGGTGCGCACAACTTCAACGAGCAGCACACCCGCCCCTACACCGCGGAAGATATCCGCTTCACGCGCAAAGGCGACCAGCTCTACGTATTTGCCTTGGGTTGGCCACACGACGGCGTGCTCCGGGTGAAGACACTCGCGAAGGAGAACTCCGTCTATCCGCAACTCATTCGCGGCGTAGAAATGCTGGGCAACGCAGGACGCCTGAACTTTCAGCAGACCGCACACGGTCTAGAAATTAAGCTTCCACCGCGAAGCCCTGAGATCCTCGACGCTTACTCGTTCCGCATCCTGGCCTGA
- a CDS encoding PDZ domain-containing protein, protein MLAQTPDIAKWLATPSATLAVTRGRDTMPWMGATVRNLVGQGEMSEKGAPMETGVIVETAPPDSVAARAGLQSGDLLLEVNGKAAKTTHQLRSITNSCKSGQRLKLSGLRNQRKVEFTLLCAE, encoded by the coding sequence ATGCTTGCCCAGACTCCGGATATCGCAAAGTGGCTCGCCACGCCATCGGCCACGCTCGCCGTCACTAGGGGACGTGACACCATGCCGTGGATGGGAGCTACCGTTCGCAACCTTGTAGGCCAAGGTGAAATGTCCGAGAAGGGGGCGCCCATGGAGACGGGTGTGATCGTGGAAACCGCGCCTCCAGATTCTGTTGCTGCGCGTGCGGGATTGCAATCGGGCGACCTCTTACTTGAAGTGAATGGTAAGGCGGCGAAAACTACACATCAATTGCGGTCCATCACAAATTCATGCAAGTCCGGCCAACGGCTGAAGCTGAGCGGACTACGGAACCAGCGCAAGGTTGAGTTTACGTTGCTCTGTGCTGAGTGA
- a CDS encoding right-handed parallel beta-helix repeat-containing protein → MNRRQFLRNVGAVAVGGPLALNAEGPGVEAEIHVSPSGDDLNPATPVAPVRTLSRALQLSRKCKHETGFPALILLHGGVHELSATLRLTSDDAGTAACPLRIEAFGDSETVLSGGSRLSLEWKPYRDGIYQASVPPGTRTDQLFVNGQRQILARYPNFDKNACYFNGTAIDALSPERVRRWKHPEGAYVHGLQASLWGSLHYRVTGRNVEGFLTMEGGWQIDRDQPMHKEFRFVEGIFEELDAPGEWYLDEGSSTLYFYPPSGIDLKRAHVDIVRLVNLIEIGSKEAATAHGVRLRGLTFRHTQRTFMQTREQLLRSDWRIFRGGALLIENAEDISFEDCFFDQVGGNAVFVSGHARRVGFRTCRIEEAGSNGICFVGRPGAVRNALLGYSQEASLDQIDRKLGPKDDAYPRDCFVDDCLIARTGRFEKQSAGVHISTSCEIRVTNCSIYGVPRAGINIGDGTFGGHCVDGCDVFDTVLETSDHGAFNSWGRDRWWHLHGANEDDLLTGSLLDLPTLDAVQPIVLTRTRWACAHGWDIDLDDGSTNYRITENLCLCGGIKFREGFLRTALDNVLVNNTFHPHVWPAHTGDVIQRNIVFAPYQPIRMRGWGQLIDLNFLQRDGATATKSAEDLQRLSGQDALSLEGDALFLDPVGGDFSLRRSLQRAVLTSWVYHIGNTEFGLRDCGCLPRLRISQSGSPRHRPRSPSLGDVTPCRGWELPFATL, encoded by the coding sequence GTGAATAGACGGCAGTTTCTTCGAAACGTTGGTGCAGTGGCCGTAGGTGGACCGCTTGCGCTCAACGCAGAAGGCCCCGGCGTGGAAGCGGAGATACACGTCAGTCCGTCGGGTGATGACCTCAATCCAGCAACCCCTGTTGCGCCAGTTCGAACCCTCTCGCGGGCATTGCAACTCTCTCGGAAATGCAAGCACGAGACTGGTTTTCCCGCGTTGATCCTTCTGCACGGAGGAGTCCACGAATTATCCGCGACGCTCCGGCTTACGAGCGACGATGCGGGAACGGCTGCTTGTCCGCTACGCATAGAAGCCTTCGGAGACAGCGAGACCGTGCTAAGTGGAGGTTCCCGTCTTTCTCTCGAATGGAAGCCATACCGCGATGGGATCTATCAGGCTTCCGTCCCTCCTGGCACCAGGACCGACCAATTATTTGTCAACGGACAACGACAAATCCTGGCGCGTTATCCGAACTTCGACAAGAATGCGTGCTATTTCAACGGGACGGCAATCGATGCTTTGAGTCCCGAGCGCGTGCGGCGATGGAAACATCCGGAAGGCGCATACGTACACGGCTTGCAGGCGTCGCTTTGGGGGAGCCTGCACTATCGTGTGACCGGTCGCAACGTGGAAGGTTTTCTGACCATGGAAGGCGGCTGGCAGATCGATCGCGACCAACCGATGCATAAAGAGTTTCGCTTCGTAGAAGGGATCTTCGAGGAGTTGGATGCGCCAGGCGAGTGGTACCTCGACGAAGGATCCTCGACGCTTTACTTCTATCCTCCCAGTGGTATCGATCTGAAGAGAGCGCACGTGGATATCGTTCGCCTCGTCAATCTCATCGAAATCGGTTCGAAAGAGGCAGCGACCGCGCATGGCGTCCGCCTGCGCGGCCTCACCTTCCGCCATACGCAGCGCACCTTCATGCAGACGCGGGAACAGTTGCTGCGCAGCGATTGGCGCATCTTTCGCGGTGGAGCACTCCTGATCGAGAACGCCGAAGATATCAGTTTTGAAGATTGTTTCTTCGATCAGGTTGGCGGCAACGCAGTGTTCGTCAGTGGCCACGCGAGACGGGTGGGTTTCAGAACGTGCCGCATTGAGGAGGCGGGATCGAATGGCATCTGCTTTGTGGGCAGGCCTGGCGCGGTGCGCAATGCTTTGCTTGGGTACTCCCAGGAAGCGTCTCTCGATCAGATTGACCGGAAACTGGGGCCGAAGGACGACGCATATCCGCGCGACTGCTTTGTGGATGACTGTCTCATTGCGAGGACCGGACGTTTTGAAAAGCAATCGGCCGGTGTTCACATCTCCACCAGCTGTGAGATCCGGGTGACAAACTGTTCGATTTACGGTGTACCTCGCGCCGGGATCAACATCGGCGATGGTACATTCGGAGGACATTGCGTGGATGGTTGCGATGTATTCGATACAGTGCTGGAGACGAGTGATCATGGTGCGTTCAATTCGTGGGGGCGCGATCGCTGGTGGCATCTCCATGGTGCGAATGAAGACGACCTCCTGACAGGCTCGCTGCTTGACCTGCCGACACTCGATGCGGTGCAACCCATTGTGCTCACTCGCACGCGCTGGGCATGCGCGCATGGATGGGATATCGATCTGGACGATGGATCGACGAACTATCGGATTACAGAAAATCTCTGCCTGTGCGGCGGCATCAAGTTCCGTGAGGGGTTTTTGCGGACTGCACTCGACAATGTGCTTGTGAACAACACGTTTCATCCACATGTATGGCCCGCGCATACTGGCGACGTGATTCAAAGGAACATTGTCTTCGCTCCATATCAGCCGATTCGAATGCGCGGCTGGGGTCAATTGATCGACCTGAACTTCCTTCAACGGGACGGCGCGACGGCAACAAAGAGTGCTGAGGACCTGCAGAGGCTCTCCGGGCAGGATGCACTCTCGCTTGAGGGAGATGCGCTGTTCCTCGACCCTGTAGGAGGCGACTTCTCTCTGCGGAGGAGTCTCCAGCGCGCCGTCTTGACATCGTGGGTCTATCACATAGGCAATACGGAGTTCGGTCTAAGAGACTGCGGATGCTTGCCCAGACTCCGGATATCGCAAAGTGGCTCGCCACGCCATCGGCCACGCTCGCCGTCACTAGGGGACGTGACACCATGCCGTGGATGGGAGCTACCGTTCGCAACCTTGTAG
- the galA gene encoding beta-galactosidase GalA yields MVLITRRELLASSVAISASSLLERSLWARDMNSILDRKLVSAADSVTAIAPREQLLFDFGWKFKFGHGTDPSKDLEFGYGQADFSKTGEFKFAKAEFNDSDWVPVRLPHDWAVALPSVHDDSGTGDSQLRSHGYKPLGRRYPETSVGWYRREFETPASDAGRRIWVEFDGAFRDVLVFVNGCFVGRSNNGYIPFRFDLTDFLAYGAKNYIVLRVDASFGDGWFYEGAGVYRHVWLLKTHAVHLSRWESVVRSTVDGRPATLHLSTIVENEHNEPQKAKVKWSIVDARGVAVATAEALEQSINPDGSATFQASAKLSNPALWSVDAPNLYSAIVTVETEGSVCDGERVSFGVRSLAFDPEKGFFLNGESLKIQGTCNHQDHAGVGAALPDRLQWFRLAVLREMGSNAVRTAHNMPTPEWVEACDRMGMMLMCEARQTSSSAEGLGQLEVMIKRYRNSPSVIIWSIGNEENQLQGPMAEQGAKIAATMVRKCHELDPTRVVTAAVNADNRRGISDAVDVVGFNYHLDFPDAFHKDNPKRPVFGSETSSAVSTRGEYTNDSKRNVVDSYHGVYELPELWWKFYGERDWTAGGFAWTGFDYRGEPTPYGWPSVSSNFGIVDLCGFPKDYFYYYKAWWRPEPSLHLFPHWNWTGREGTDIPVWVYSNLDEVELLVNGKSAGKQKVPHLSHLEWKVKYEPGVIEARGSRDGKVVMIERRETTGAPHSIRLTADRTEMNADGEDLAVLKIEILDRQGRPVPTADNKIVLKVSGEGTLIGVGNGDPNCQESDKEPRRSVFNGLAQAIVQSTMEPGNIRVEVVKEEMDGPGLIPASLIIATKQVRLRPTIPVVPRG; encoded by the coding sequence ATGGTTTTGATCACTCGTCGTGAGCTTCTTGCTTCTTCTGTTGCTATCTCGGCATCGTCGCTACTGGAGCGGTCTCTCTGGGCCCGGGACATGAACTCGATTTTGGATAGGAAGCTTGTCTCTGCAGCTGATAGCGTGACAGCTATCGCGCCTCGGGAGCAGTTGCTCTTCGACTTCGGATGGAAGTTCAAGTTTGGTCACGGCACCGATCCCTCAAAGGACCTGGAATTTGGCTACGGCCAAGCCGATTTTTCAAAGACGGGCGAGTTTAAGTTTGCGAAGGCTGAGTTCAACGACTCTGACTGGGTTCCCGTCCGTCTGCCTCATGATTGGGCGGTGGCGCTTCCATCCGTTCATGACGATTCCGGAACCGGAGATAGCCAACTGCGTTCCCACGGATATAAGCCGTTGGGGCGACGCTATCCAGAGACCAGTGTGGGTTGGTACCGGCGTGAATTCGAGACTCCCGCGAGCGATGCCGGTCGTCGCATCTGGGTTGAGTTCGACGGTGCCTTCCGCGATGTCCTGGTTTTCGTCAATGGTTGTTTCGTTGGCCGCAGCAACAACGGGTATATCCCGTTCCGCTTCGATCTGACAGATTTCCTGGCATACGGGGCGAAGAACTACATCGTTCTGCGCGTCGACGCCAGCTTCGGAGATGGCTGGTTTTACGAGGGCGCGGGCGTCTATCGGCACGTCTGGCTGCTCAAAACCCATGCTGTGCACCTTAGCAGGTGGGAGAGCGTCGTCCGTTCCACGGTTGACGGCAGACCTGCAACGCTGCACCTTTCGACGATCGTGGAAAACGAGCACAATGAGCCACAAAAAGCCAAAGTCAAGTGGAGCATCGTAGATGCCCGCGGCGTTGCGGTAGCGACAGCTGAGGCTCTCGAACAATCGATCAACCCAGACGGATCCGCGACTTTCCAGGCATCTGCGAAGTTGTCAAATCCCGCGCTCTGGTCGGTGGATGCACCGAATCTTTACTCGGCCATCGTTACCGTCGAAACGGAAGGCTCGGTCTGCGATGGTGAGCGTGTCTCTTTCGGCGTGCGTAGCCTCGCCTTCGACCCCGAGAAGGGCTTTTTCCTGAACGGCGAGTCCTTGAAGATCCAGGGTACCTGCAACCATCAGGATCATGCTGGCGTGGGGGCTGCCCTGCCAGATCGACTGCAGTGGTTCAGGCTCGCCGTGCTGCGTGAGATGGGCTCGAACGCGGTTCGGACCGCGCATAACATGCCTACACCCGAATGGGTCGAAGCATGCGATCGTATGGGCATGATGCTGATGTGCGAAGCCCGGCAGACGAGCTCAAGCGCGGAAGGTCTCGGCCAACTTGAAGTGATGATCAAGCGGTACCGCAACTCTCCGTCGGTGATCATCTGGTCCATTGGCAACGAAGAAAATCAGCTGCAAGGGCCGATGGCCGAGCAGGGAGCGAAAATTGCAGCCACTATGGTGCGCAAGTGCCATGAACTAGACCCGACTCGCGTTGTTACTGCCGCTGTCAACGCCGACAATAGGCGGGGGATCTCCGACGCCGTGGATGTTGTCGGCTTTAACTACCATCTGGATTTTCCGGATGCCTTTCACAAGGACAACCCAAAGCGCCCAGTCTTCGGTTCGGAGACGTCGAGTGCTGTGAGTACGCGCGGTGAATACACGAATGACTCGAAGCGCAATGTAGTCGATTCCTACCACGGGGTTTATGAGCTGCCAGAACTATGGTGGAAATTTTACGGGGAGAGGGATTGGACCGCAGGAGGATTTGCCTGGACAGGCTTCGACTATCGTGGTGAACCGACCCCATACGGTTGGCCGTCCGTCAGCTCCAACTTCGGGATTGTCGATCTGTGTGGATTTCCAAAGGACTACTTCTACTACTACAAGGCGTGGTGGCGTCCTGAACCCTCGCTGCATCTCTTTCCGCATTGGAATTGGACTGGCAGGGAAGGCACAGACATTCCGGTTTGGGTGTATTCCAATCTGGACGAGGTGGAGTTGCTGGTGAACGGAAAGTCTGCTGGCAAGCAGAAGGTTCCGCATCTGAGCCATCTCGAGTGGAAGGTAAAGTACGAGCCCGGCGTGATCGAAGCACGAGGATCGAGGGACGGCAAGGTGGTCATGATCGAAAGGCGAGAGACCACTGGAGCACCGCACTCTATCCGGCTCACCGCTGACCGCACCGAGATGAATGCCGACGGTGAAGATCTTGCTGTTCTCAAGATCGAGATCCTCGACCGGCAGGGCAGACCTGTACCAACCGCAGATAACAAGATCGTCTTGAAAGTTTCCGGCGAGGGCACACTCATCGGTGTTGGCAACGGAGATCCAAACTGCCAGGAAAGCGATAAGGAACCGAGGCGCTCGGTTTTCAATGGTCTGGCCCAGGCGATCGTCCAGAGCACCATGGAGCCCGGAAATATTCGTGTCGAGGTAGTGAAAGAAGAAATGGATGGTCCCGGGTTGATACCTGCCTCGTTGATCATCGCTACCAAGCAGGTGCGGCTGCGGCCCACAATCCCAGTCGTTCCAAGAGGGTGA
- a CDS encoding beta-galactosidase, with product MKNQVEPASQRTFLPWAIRRVAPFLLTLASANFAATAQEAITHPGWPGAGQLFVGACYQPIDRSPEEIDHDIAIMKHAGFNVVRMGDLSWDSFEPSQGQFKFEWFDKVMDKMQANGIRVILDIPGTPAPIWLHRKYPGVDIVNQNGERRPPAERYMDNISDPDYAREIAILAETMTKRYMHHPAVIAVGYDNEIGNGLMSYSEADRQRFITWLRKKYGTIEELNKAWATQRWSRRLNSFDDVDLPLADGPGPSERFLDLHRYWSNVSVTRLHELDAIRRRNMPDIPAISNLWDNAQRRGFDYLSTYKSYVSYGAEGFYPGDPVSGAFGALMTKGDLPTPIWFNEFTAGGGGYYGTPGRSRMYAYLGLMMGAQGFLAWTFNSHLGGEEQALFGLLDHDGRPSWKVDEFAHIASEFREMEKFGFPRYTHPEVAIAYSFDSFVVSHPNGPSNTTLQYFAPSYTDQVQSAFEPFFHANIDTAIINIGHDSLSPYKLVVIPADYVMDDASARAIRAYVSGGGAVLMTAFSAKVDEHGQWFDTALPGRLSDVFGLRTSQFYKPEEAPEFTLDGKTVKGSIRFYEVLEPGTAEPLAKFSNLPGTPPALTVNKYGKGRAFYLAAPAQRSFLEAILGTLYGPLGIQPGPNTPEGVYARVVNGRTLYVNTTNETKKVILGKDVQEVFSDRRYKGEIELAPYGEEFVK from the coding sequence ATGAAGAATCAAGTCGAGCCAGCGAGCCAGCGAACTTTCCTCCCCTGGGCCATCCGGCGGGTTGCACCCTTTCTTCTCACCCTGGCCAGCGCGAACTTCGCAGCGACTGCACAGGAAGCCATAACGCATCCGGGTTGGCCGGGGGCCGGCCAGCTCTTCGTCGGCGCCTGCTACCAACCCATCGATCGATCCCCTGAAGAGATTGACCACGATATCGCGATCATGAAGCATGCAGGCTTCAACGTGGTGCGAATGGGGGATCTCTCGTGGGATTCCTTTGAACCTTCACAAGGACAGTTTAAATTCGAATGGTTCGACAAGGTCATGGATAAGATGCAGGCCAACGGCATCAGGGTGATTCTGGATATTCCCGGCACGCCGGCACCGATCTGGCTCCATCGCAAGTACCCCGGCGTCGATATCGTCAACCAGAATGGGGAACGTCGACCACCTGCCGAGCGTTACATGGATAACATCAGCGATCCTGACTATGCCCGCGAAATCGCGATTCTCGCGGAGACGATGACGAAACGGTATATGCACCACCCGGCAGTCATCGCGGTCGGCTATGACAACGAGATCGGCAATGGTTTAATGTCGTACTCGGAGGCCGACCGGCAGCGGTTCATTACCTGGCTTCGGAAGAAGTACGGAACGATCGAGGAACTCAATAAAGCCTGGGCCACACAGCGCTGGTCGCGTCGGCTAAATAGCTTCGATGATGTTGATCTACCGCTTGCCGACGGGCCCGGCCCGTCTGAACGCTTCCTGGATTTGCACCGTTATTGGTCAAATGTTTCGGTTACACGGCTCCATGAACTCGACGCGATCCGTCGCCGCAATATGCCGGATATCCCAGCGATCTCCAACCTCTGGGACAATGCGCAGCGCCGTGGCTTCGACTATCTGAGTACATATAAATCGTATGTATCTTACGGCGCCGAAGGCTTCTACCCAGGGGATCCTGTAAGCGGCGCATTCGGGGCCTTGATGACCAAAGGGGATTTACCAACGCCGATATGGTTCAACGAGTTCACGGCAGGGGGCGGAGGCTACTATGGAACGCCTGGCAGAAGCCGCATGTATGCCTATCTGGGATTGATGATGGGCGCGCAAGGATTTCTAGCGTGGACGTTCAACAGCCACCTCGGTGGAGAGGAGCAGGCGCTCTTTGGGCTACTCGACCACGACGGCAGACCTTCCTGGAAGGTCGATGAGTTCGCGCACATTGCCTCCGAGTTTCGCGAGATGGAGAAGTTTGGCTTTCCGCGCTACACGCATCCGGAGGTAGCCATCGCCTACTCCTTCGATTCGTTCGTTGTTTCGCATCCGAATGGTCCCTCCAACACGACGCTTCAGTACTTTGCGCCCTCTTATACGGATCAGGTGCAAAGTGCCTTCGAGCCGTTCTTTCATGCCAATATCGATACGGCCATTATCAACATAGGTCATGACAGCCTATCGCCATACAAACTGGTCGTCATACCGGCCGACTACGTGATGGACGATGCTAGCGCCAGGGCCATTCGCGCCTATGTAAGCGGAGGAGGAGCTGTCCTGATGACCGCGTTCTCCGCGAAAGTCGACGAACATGGACAGTGGTTCGATACTGCTCTACCGGGAAGACTAAGCGACGTCTTCGGGCTGCGCACCTCGCAGTTCTATAAACCGGAGGAAGCGCCGGAATTCACGCTCGACGGAAAGACCGTGAAGGGGAGCATACGCTTCTACGAAGTTCTAGAGCCAGGGACGGCAGAACCGCTGGCGAAGTTTTCCAACCTCCCAGGAACACCGCCTGCCCTCACCGTGAACAAGTACGGCAAAGGGCGGGCATTTTATCTCGCGGCTCCCGCGCAGCGTTCTTTTCTTGAAGCGATTCTTGGCACGCTCTATGGGCCGCTGGGCATACAACCCGGTCCCAACACACCCGAAGGGGTATATGCACGAGTCGTGAATGGCCGGACACTTTACGTCAACACAACGAACGAGACGAAGAAGGTCATCCTCGGTAAGGATGTACAAGAAGTTTTCTCCGACCGGAGATACAAGGGAGAGATCGAGCTGGCTCCATACGGTGAGGAGTTTGTGAAGTAG